A single Fusobacterium hominis DNA region contains:
- the cas6 gene encoding CRISPR-associated endoribonuclease Cas6, with the protein MNVWQIDLKVYLLKNISYKGVMKKVTAFIDNTLEKDEYWKKYHKESRNKFYCYNLLYPIEKNGEYREGSIYTIQIRTVLEELKDYFIESLKDNVTIEMKGLVTKEQLLKQKYISKLISVTPVVIKTQKLYWRDELSIEEYLNLLRINLTKKYNEFYKTKLDKNIEMFSGIRFKSKMPVSTKYKDISILGEKIELEIAKNEIAQKLAFFALGVGCGCMAARGFSYVNPRWV; encoded by the coding sequence ATGAATGTATGGCAAATAGATTTGAAAGTATATCTGTTAAAAAATATTTCCTATAAAGGTGTTATGAAGAAAGTAACTGCTTTTATAGATAATACTTTAGAAAAAGATGAATATTGGAAAAAATACCATAAGGAGTCAAGAAATAAATTTTATTGTTATAACTTGCTTTATCCTATAGAGAAAAATGGAGAATATAGAGAGGGAAGTATTTATACTATTCAGATTAGAACTGTTTTAGAAGAATTAAAAGATTATTTTATAGAATCCTTAAAAGATAATGTAACTATTGAAATGAAAGGTCTTGTAACAAAGGAACAATTATTAAAGCAAAAATATATTAGCAAATTAATTTCTGTTACACCTGTTGTTATAAAAACTCAAAAGTTGTATTGGAGGGATGAGTTATCTATAGAAGAATATTTAAATCTATTGAGGATCAATCTTACTAAAAAATATAACGAATTTTATAAAACAAAATTAGATAAAAATATTGAAATGTTTTCTGGAATAAGATTTAAAAGTAAAATGCCTGTTTCTACTAAATATAAAGATATTAGTATTTTAGGAGAAAAAATAGAGTTAGAAATTGCTAAAAATGAAATAGCTCAAAAACTTGCATTTTTTGCTCTTGGTGTAGGTTGTGGTTGCATGGCTGCTAGAGGATTTTCGTATGTTAATCCTCGTTGGGTATAG
- a CDS encoding rhodanese-like domain-containing protein, translated as MNSTLPYERINHEQAKAMMDTEKKYKIIDVRTKEEFELGHIKNAINIPNEEILFEDPYELSDKDEILMIYCRSGHRSLQASLKLHLLGYKNIYEFGGINTWPYEIVK; from the coding sequence ATGAACTCTACATTACCTTACGAAAGAATAAATCATGAACAAGCAAAAGCTATGATGGATACTGAAAAGAAATATAAAATTATAGATGTGAGAACAAAAGAAGAATTTGAATTAGGACATATTAAAAATGCAATAAATATTCCAAATGAGGAAATTTTATTTGAAGATCCCTATGAACTTTCAGATAAAGATGAAATATTAATGATTTATTGTAGAAGTGGACATAGAAGTCTTCAAGCTTCATTAAAATTACATCTTTTAGGTTATAAAAACATCTATGAGTTTGGTGGAATAAATACTTGGCCATATGAAATAGTTAAATAA
- a CDS encoding YihY/virulence factor BrkB family protein, with amino-acid sequence MTLQSVKDFFREVISQGKISNIINVVKKALENYKRANSGLWVTSLCFYTILSLVPIFAILFSLGSWLGINDYFLRKLIEYSPLNRASVDLLVTFAQNFIENTRTGILAGLGFLILGWTLISMFSIIEKAFNDIWQVEKTRMFLRKITDYISFIILFPTLLVVSSGTTKIIELLGYENTYFGVVIKILPFITLMLFFTALYMMIPNTKVNFIPALISSIFISLFFYGFQTLFILLQGMVNTYNRIYGSFSVIFIFLFWLRMMWFFLILGAHSCYFLQNRDIHLVGKGPENATFQGKEEVGVIVMYELIERYINNANPVTIKEIAKKYGCPYEMIRYVLEVFIKAELVGEIVDTREERSYVVIKNIDGIKFKTMFRALETYGENVDLYNNEEIDNLLNIIKEKDFDFSFKEFIDKKNHS; translated from the coding sequence GTGACTTTACAAAGTGTAAAAGATTTTTTCAGAGAAGTAATATCACAAGGCAAGATAAGCAATATAATAAATGTTGTGAAAAAAGCACTTGAAAATTATAAAAGAGCTAACTCTGGATTATGGGTTACCTCTCTGTGCTTTTATACCATATTATCTTTAGTTCCAATATTTGCAATCCTTTTTAGTTTAGGAAGCTGGTTGGGGATAAATGACTATTTTTTACGAAAACTTATTGAATATTCTCCATTAAATAGAGCCTCAGTTGATTTATTAGTAACATTTGCTCAAAATTTTATTGAAAATACAAGGACAGGAATACTTGCTGGATTAGGTTTTTTGATATTAGGTTGGACGTTAATTTCAATGTTTTCTATAATAGAAAAAGCTTTTAATGATATCTGGCAAGTAGAAAAAACTAGAATGTTTTTAAGAAAAATTACAGATTATATATCGTTTATTATTTTATTTCCAACATTACTTGTAGTATCTAGTGGGACTACTAAAATAATAGAACTGTTGGGATATGAAAATACATATTTTGGTGTTGTTATAAAAATATTGCCATTTATAACTTTGATGTTATTTTTTACAGCTCTTTATATGATGATACCAAATACAAAAGTAAATTTTATTCCAGCATTGATATCGTCAATTTTTATTTCACTATTTTTTTATGGATTTCAAACTCTATTTATTTTATTACAGGGAATGGTAAATACTTATAATAGAATATATGGAAGCTTTTCAGTGATTTTTATATTTCTTTTTTGGCTTAGAATGATGTGGTTTTTTTTAATACTTGGAGCACATTCTTGTTATTTTTTACAAAATAGAGATATCCATTTAGTTGGAAAAGGACCAGAAAATGCTACATTTCAAGGAAAAGAAGAAGTTGGAGTTATTGTTATGTATGAATTAATAGAGAGGTATATAAACAATGCAAATCCAGTAACTATAAAAGAAATAGCTAAAAAATATGGTTGTCCATACGAAATGATTAGATATGTTTTAGAAGTTTTTATAAAAGCTGAACTAGTAGGAGAAATAGTTGATACACGAGAAGAAAGAAGTTATGTAGTAATAAAAAATATAGATGGGATAAAATTTAAAACTATGTTTAGAGCATTAGAAACATATGGTGAAAATGTTGACTTGTATAATAATGAAGAAATTGATAATTTATTGAATATTATAAAAGAAAAAGATTTTGATTTTAGTTTTAAAGAATTTATAGATAAGAAAAACCACAGTTAG
- the htpX gene encoding zinc metalloprotease HtpX produces the protein MNTLKTFFLMAIMTFILMFIGNLIAGQNGTIVALIIAGAMNFISYWWSDKIVLSMYGAQPVDSNSHLYHIVENLAKRANLPMPKVYIINEQQPNAFATGRNPQHAAVAVTRGLMDIVDDNELSGVLGHELGHVQHRDILISTVAATMAGAISFLANMAKWSAIFGGNRRDDDNGGGNPIALLGVAIFAPLAALLVQMAISRTREYKADRFGATVSGNPEYLANALRKLDMYSRRIPMSNAVPATENMFIVSPLAGSKMANLFSTHPSTEDRIRKLEEMKYER, from the coding sequence GTGAATACTTTAAAAACTTTTTTTTTAATGGCAATAATGACATTTATTTTGATGTTTATAGGTAATCTTATTGCTGGACAAAATGGAACAATTGTAGCTTTAATTATTGCAGGAGCTATGAATTTTATCTCTTACTGGTGGAGTGATAAAATAGTGCTTTCTATGTATGGTGCACAACCTGTAGATTCAAACAGTCATTTGTACCACATAGTTGAAAATTTAGCTAAAAGAGCAAATTTACCAATGCCAAAGGTATATATAATTAACGAACAACAACCTAATGCTTTTGCCACAGGAAGAAATCCACAACATGCTGCAGTAGCAGTAACAAGAGGACTTATGGATATTGTAGATGACAATGAATTATCTGGAGTATTAGGTCATGAATTAGGTCATGTACAACATAGAGATATTTTAATTAGCACTGTAGCAGCTACTATGGCTGGAGCTATTTCATTTTTAGCTAATATGGCAAAATGGTCAGCTATATTTGGAGGAAATAGAAGAGATGATGATAATGGTGGTGGAAATCCAATAGCATTATTAGGAGTAGCTATTTTTGCTCCACTAGCAGCTTTATTGGTGCAAATGGCAATTTCAAGAACAAGGGAATATAAAGCTGATAGATTTGGAGCTACAGTAAGTGGAAATCCAGAGTATTTAGCAAATGCACTAAGAAAACTAGATATGTATAGCAGGAGAATTCCAATGTCTAATGCAGTTCCAGCAACTGAAAATATGTTTATAGTAAGTCCTCTTGCTGGAAGTAAAATGGCTAATTTATTTAGTACACATCCATCTACAGAAGATAGAATAAGAAAGTTAGAAGAAATGAAATATGAAAGATAA
- the aroB gene encoding 3-dehydroquinate synthase: MKKIKINTSNSEYDILLGNNILSNLNNYLQNYDQILILSNEDIGNLYFDKLKSHINSFNNLHFFTIPEGENYKNINSVMSIYDYMIDNNFSRKSVIISLGGGVICDIGGFTAATYMRGIDFIQIPTSLLSQVDASIGGKTAIDHSKGKNLIGAFKQPKLVLIDTDFLKTLPKEQFSSGMGEVIKYSLIIYSNDKSYFNFLRNNKEDILNLKINTVTDMIEKACLIKKYFVENDEFENGDRALLNLGHTYGHALEKLFDFKNITHGEAISKGIIFELELSKKIYSIDSTFISQIIDLFLDYNINPYPIYYEDDILIDTLKKDKKNSFGNITFIIFDKELKTLKKNVESKDIKEINNMFKNRFIKGIIDIGTNSCRLFIAQILKKDNQLFIEKELLKLVNIVKLGEDVNKNKFLKEEAIFRTLDCLKNYKNICQNMGVSKLIAFATSATRDATNKNVFLDKVKNLGIDIKCISGQTEATLNFKGNTLVFSDNILVVDIGGGSTEFTLGNKNHIEFIKSFNVGAVRVTELFFKNDNYSTQNIDNCIKWIEDILQPIKTLSNKNFKLVGVAGTATTQISVAKKLLNYDSKIVHLSSITRDDIENNLKLFLSMDLQNRKNITGLEEKRADVIIAGTVILQTIMKMLNCNKLIVSESDNLNGAMITEEINND, translated from the coding sequence ATGAAAAAAATAAAGATAAACACATCTAATTCAGAATATGATATACTTTTGGGAAACAACATTCTTAGCAATTTAAACAATTATTTACAAAATTACGACCAAATTCTTATTTTATCCAATGAAGATATTGGAAATTTATATTTTGATAAATTAAAATCTCATATCAATTCTTTTAATAATCTTCATTTCTTTACTATTCCAGAAGGAGAAAATTATAAAAATATTAATAGTGTTATGTCAATTTATGATTATATGATTGACAATAATTTCTCCAGAAAATCTGTTATTATTTCTCTTGGCGGTGGTGTTATTTGTGATATAGGTGGATTTACTGCTGCTACATATATGAGAGGTATTGATTTTATTCAAATTCCAACTTCTCTTTTATCTCAAGTTGATGCAAGTATTGGTGGTAAAACAGCTATTGACCATTCAAAAGGTAAAAACTTAATTGGGGCTTTTAAACAGCCTAAACTAGTTTTAATAGATACAGATTTTTTAAAAACTCTTCCTAAAGAGCAGTTTTCATCAGGTATGGGAGAAGTTATTAAATACTCATTAATTATCTATTCTAATGATAAATCATACTTTAATTTCTTAAGAAATAACAAAGAGGATATATTAAATCTAAAGATAAACACAGTCACAGATATGATTGAAAAAGCTTGTCTTATAAAAAAATATTTTGTTGAAAATGATGAATTTGAAAATGGAGATAGAGCTCTATTAAATTTAGGACATACCTATGGTCACGCCCTTGAAAAACTTTTTGATTTTAAAAATATAACACATGGAGAAGCTATATCTAAAGGGATTATTTTTGAACTTGAACTTTCAAAAAAAATATACTCTATAGACAGCACATTTATTTCTCAGATAATAGATTTGTTTTTAGATTATAATATCAATCCTTATCCAATATACTACGAAGATGATATTCTTATTGACACTTTAAAAAAAGACAAAAAAAATAGCTTTGGAAATATAACATTTATTATCTTTGATAAAGAATTAAAAACATTGAAAAAAAATGTTGAATCTAAAGATATAAAAGAGATTAATAACATGTTTAAAAATAGATTTATCAAAGGTATAATTGATATTGGAACAAATTCTTGTAGATTATTTATTGCACAAATATTAAAAAAAGACAATCAACTTTTTATTGAAAAAGAACTTTTAAAGCTTGTGAATATAGTAAAATTAGGAGAAGATGTCAATAAAAATAAATTCCTAAAAGAAGAAGCTATTTTTAGAACACTTGACTGTCTAAAAAATTATAAAAATATTTGTCAAAATATGGGTGTTTCTAAACTTATAGCATTTGCTACTTCTGCTACACGAGATGCTACAAATAAAAATGTATTTTTAGATAAGGTTAAAAACCTTGGAATCGATATCAAATGTATAAGTGGACAAACAGAAGCAACTCTTAACTTTAAGGGTAATACACTGGTGTTTTCAGATAATATTTTAGTCGTTGATATTGGCGGTGGGAGTACTGAATTTACACTAGGAAATAAAAATCATATTGAGTTTATTAAAAGTTTTAATGTTGGAGCTGTAAGAGTAACGGAACTTTTTTTTAAAAACGACAATTACTCTACACAAAATATAGATAATTGTATAAAATGGATAGAAGATATTTTACAACCTATTAAAACTTTATCTAATAAAAATTTTAAGTTAGTGGGGGTAGCTGGAACTGCTACTACACAAATATCAGTAGCTAAAAAACTATTAAATTATGATAGTAAAATAGTTCATCTTTCATCTATTACACGTGATGATATTGAAAATAATTTAAAGCTTTTTTTATCTATGGATTTACAAAATAGAAAAAACATTACAGGACTGGAAGAAAAAAGAGCTGATGTAATAATTGCCGGTACTGTTATTCTACAAACAATAATGAAAATGCTAAATTGTAACAAACTTATTGTATCAGAGTCTGATAATTTAAATGGTGCAATGATAACGGAGGAGATAAATAATGATTAA
- the selD gene encoding selenide, water dikinase SelD encodes MGPEVLSDILFDLPTVEDQNLIVGFEKSDDASVYKLTDEIAMIQTLDFFTPMVEDPYIFGQIAATNSLSDVYAMGGTPKTAMNIVCFPKKMDISILGEILKGGAQKVVEAGAVLSGGHSIHDPEIKYGLSVTGIAHPDKILKNHGCQSGDILIYTKKLGTGIISTANKANLASQESIDESIRYMTLLNKYAGEIIINYPITACTDITGFGFLGHAFEMAKGSEKTLIFEKDFIPFIKNADQYAKDFMITTGGQQNRNFVGNNIKFDNTPLWLQEILFDPQTSGGLLFSVSPDILPTLLKDFQNKNIEFYVVGSVEDKQNKYLIVR; translated from the coding sequence ATAGGACCAGAGGTTCTTTCTGATATACTTTTTGATCTTCCAACTGTGGAAGATCAAAATTTAATTGTTGGATTTGAAAAATCTGATGATGCATCAGTTTATAAACTAACTGATGAAATTGCTATGATACAAACTTTAGATTTCTTTACACCTATGGTTGAAGATCCTTATATTTTTGGGCAAATAGCTGCTACTAATTCACTAAGTGATGTGTATGCTATGGGAGGGACTCCTAAAACAGCTATGAATATTGTTTGCTTTCCAAAAAAAATGGATATTTCTATCCTTGGAGAAATCCTAAAAGGTGGTGCACAAAAGGTTGTAGAAGCTGGAGCTGTCCTAAGTGGTGGACACTCAATTCATGATCCAGAAATAAAATATGGATTGTCTGTAACTGGTATTGCACACCCTGATAAAATTTTAAAAAACCATGGTTGTCAAAGTGGTGATATTCTTATTTATACAAAAAAATTAGGAACTGGTATTATTTCTACAGCTAATAAAGCTAATTTAGCTAGTCAGGAGTCTATAGATGAATCTATTAGATATATGACACTATTAAATAAATATGCTGGAGAAATTATTATAAATTATCCTATAACAGCATGTACAGATATTACTGGATTTGGATTTTTAGGCCACGCTTTTGAAATGGCTAAAGGTTCTGAAAAAACTCTTATATTTGAAAAAGATTTTATTCCTTTTATAAAAAATGCTGATCAATATGCTAAGGATTTTATGATAACAACTGGTGGTCAACAAAATAGAAACTTTGTTGGTAATAATATAAAATTTGACAACACTCCACTTTGGTTACAAGAAATTTTATTTGATCCCCAAACATCTGGTGGACTATTATTTTCTGTAAGTCCTGACATTTTACCAACATTACTTAAAGATTTTCAAAATAAGAATATTGAATTTTATGTAGTTGGATCTGTTGAGGATAAACAAAATAAATATTTGATTGTGAGGTAA
- the selA gene encoding L-seryl-tRNA(Sec) selenium transferase, whose amino-acid sequence MQNLFRKLPKVDILMNNKELSSIKDKLSYNAFYELVTKEIQIFRDKIKSGLITDFTTDDVIKCTLNSAKKYDRNNLKKIINGTGVIIHTNLGRSIINKRIFNRVSEIATSYNNLEYQLSTGKRGNRNSHVEAILCKLTGAEGALVVNNNAAAVVICLNEFAKGGNSIVSRGELVEIGGSFRIPEIMELSGAQLKEVGTTNKTHIQDYEKAIDENTALILKVHTSNFKILGFTESVENKEIASLGKKKNILTMEDLGSGVLVDFSKYGVTKEPTVQESIASGIDIVTISGDKLLGGPQCGIILGKKELIERLKKNPYLRAFRVDKLVLSTLEMTLDLYLDEREAIKEIPTLRMITEKSENVLEKANKLYEALLEIGIKTTIAKTRAKIGGGSMPEETVPSYAIRFQGNPETLEKFFREGDINIIGRIHENNFIIDMKTIFNEDIPVIVEKAKLLKELV is encoded by the coding sequence ATGCAAAATCTTTTTCGTAAATTACCAAAAGTAGATATTTTAATGAACAATAAAGAGCTAAGTTCTATTAAAGATAAATTGAGCTATAATGCTTTTTATGAACTTGTAACAAAAGAAATACAAATTTTTAGAGATAAAATAAAATCTGGTCTAATTACAGACTTTACTACAGATGACGTAATTAAATGTACACTTAATTCCGCTAAAAAATATGATAGAAATAACTTAAAAAAAATTATTAACGGAACAGGAGTAATAATTCATACAAATCTTGGACGTTCTATTATTAACAAACGTATTTTTAATAGAGTATCTGAAATAGCTACTAGCTATAATAATCTAGAATATCAATTAAGTACTGGTAAAAGAGGAAATCGTAATTCACATGTAGAAGCTATCCTGTGCAAATTAACTGGAGCTGAAGGAGCTCTTGTAGTAAATAATAACGCTGCAGCTGTAGTAATCTGTCTCAATGAGTTTGCTAAAGGTGGCAATTCAATAGTTTCTCGTGGTGAACTTGTAGAAATTGGAGGTTCTTTTAGAATTCCTGAAATTATGGAGCTTTCAGGAGCTCAACTTAAAGAAGTTGGAACTACTAATAAAACACATATTCAAGATTATGAAAAAGCAATTGATGAAAATACCGCTTTAATTTTAAAAGTCCATACATCTAATTTTAAAATTTTAGGTTTTACAGAAAGCGTTGAAAATAAAGAAATTGCTAGCTTAGGAAAAAAGAAAAATATCCTTACAATGGAAGACCTTGGAAGTGGTGTCTTAGTTGATTTTTCAAAATACGGTGTTACTAAAGAACCAACTGTTCAAGAAAGTATTGCATCTGGAATTGATATTGTAACAATAAGTGGTGATAAATTATTAGGTGGACCACAATGTGGAATTATTTTAGGAAAAAAAGAATTAATTGAACGTTTGAAAAAAAATCCATATTTACGTGCCTTTAGAGTAGATAAATTAGTTCTAAGTACTCTGGAAATGACTTTAGATCTTTACTTAGATGAAAGAGAAGCAATTAAAGAGATACCAACTCTTAGAATGATAACAGAAAAAAGTGAAAATGTACTTGAAAAAGCAAATAAACTATATGAAGCATTATTAGAAATAGGTATAAAAACAACTATTGCTAAAACTAGAGCCAAAATAGGTGGAGGTTCCATGCCTGAAGAAACAGTTCCTAGTTATGCTATACGTTTTCAAGGTAATCCTGAAACACTAGAAAAATTCTTTAGAGAAGGAGATATCAATATTATTGGAAGAATTCATGAAAATAATTTTATTATAGATATGAAAACTATTTTTAATGAAGATATTCCAGTTATAGTAGAAAAAGCAAAACTTCTTAAGGAATTAGTATGA
- the selB gene encoding selenocysteine-specific translation elongation factor: MKNILIGLAGHIDHGKTTLIQNLTGVNTDSLPEEKKRGMTIDIGFTELNLDGTSIGIIDVPGHEKFIKNMTAGITGINFVIMVIACNDGVMPQTIEHFEIVNLLGVKNGIIVLTKKDISTELQYHNTLTQCKQYFKNTFLENKIFVIDKNDLSTYGSLKSFIAREISYVFLNDSNNFRLNVDRVFSIKGFGTIVTGTIISGKVAVNDVLTLYPKNLQIRVKNIQHHNKDVNFLESGQRCALNISDVDKNDITRGDVLATTNSLYTSDKIDVLFTLLPHIKKIKTNHRIRINIGTDEIIGRIIFHDKNYICGGESALAHLILESSLTGTFHDIGIVRNFTPVYTIGNIKILNITSNMNKRYDNNYFSFLKQLCSDNSDEIVSSLLLYYNMLSESEILKFINFKELDIIYKLLSNNIIIKLDKRYIHIKTYYKLLDNLKTYLEKYHIANHLESGIDKATLKTACFSLFTIKEFNEFLNYYSTLESISISNDKISLKSFKVRLNKEEKKMKEVIFSIYKNNKFNLIPFDKIILTQTDIRLFREMHKYMLENDFIVELKNNNYILKGFLKESIKIISDYFASNSTLTLSQGRQLLNCDRDSVILILEYLDKLKITKKLDNYRVLNK; encoded by the coding sequence ATGAAAAATATTTTAATAGGTCTTGCTGGGCATATCGATCATGGGAAAACTACTCTTATTCAAAATTTAACAGGAGTTAATACTGACTCTCTTCCTGAAGAAAAAAAACGTGGCATGACTATAGATATAGGCTTTACAGAACTTAATTTAGACGGAACATCTATTGGAATTATAGATGTTCCAGGTCATGAAAAATTTATTAAAAATATGACTGCTGGAATAACTGGAATTAATTTTGTAATAATGGTCATAGCTTGCAATGATGGAGTTATGCCTCAAACTATTGAACATTTTGAAATCGTAAACTTACTTGGAGTAAAAAATGGAATTATTGTTCTTACAAAAAAAGATATTTCTACAGAATTACAATACCATAATACACTAACACAATGTAAACAATATTTTAAAAATACATTTTTAGAAAATAAGATATTTGTAATAGATAAGAATGACTTATCAACATATGGTAGTCTTAAATCTTTTATTGCTAGAGAAATCTCATATGTTTTTCTAAATGATTCAAATAACTTTAGACTCAATGTGGATAGGGTTTTTTCAATTAAAGGATTTGGTACTATTGTTACTGGAACTATTATTAGTGGGAAAGTTGCTGTAAATGACGTTTTAACTCTATATCCTAAAAATTTACAAATACGAGTAAAAAATATTCAACATCATAATAAAGATGTTAATTTTTTAGAATCAGGACAAAGATGTGCTCTTAATATCTCAGATGTTGACAAAAATGATATTACAAGGGGAGACGTATTAGCAACTACAAATTCACTCTATACTAGTGATAAAATTGATGTTTTATTCACTCTGTTACCACATATAAAAAAAATTAAAACTAATCATAGAATTAGAATAAATATTGGTACTGATGAAATAATTGGTCGAATTATTTTTCATGATAAAAACTATATTTGCGGTGGTGAGTCAGCATTGGCTCACTTAATTTTAGAAAGTTCTTTAACTGGAACTTTTCATGATATAGGTATTGTTCGCAATTTTACACCTGTATATACTATTGGAAATATAAAAATATTAAATATTACAAGTAATATGAACAAACGTTATGATAACAATTACTTTTCTTTTCTAAAACAACTTTGTTCTGATAACAGTGATGAAATAGTTTCTTCACTTCTCTTGTATTATAATATGTTATCTGAAAGTGAAATTCTCAAATTTATAAATTTTAAAGAACTAGATATAATCTATAAATTACTCTCTAACAATATTATAATTAAATTAGATAAACGTTACATACATATAAAAACATATTACAAATTACTAGATAATTTAAAAACATATCTTGAAAAATATCACATTGCAAATCATCTAGAATCTGGAATAGATAAAGCAACCTTAAAAACTGCTTGTTTTTCTCTTTTTACTATAAAAGAATTTAATGAGTTTTTAAATTATTACTCTACTTTAGAGTCAATCTCTATTTCAAATGATAAAATTTCTCTTAAATCTTTCAAAGTTAGGTTAAATAAAGAAGAGAAGAAAATGAAAGAAGTAATTTTTTCTATATATAAAAATAATAAATTTAATTTAATTCCTTTTGATAAAATTATTCTTACACAAACTGATATAAGATTATTTAGAGAAATGCATAAATATATGCTAGAAAATGATTTTATAGTAGAACTTAAAAACAATAATTATATATTAAAAGGATTTCTAAAAGAAAGTATTAAGATAATCTCTGATTATTTTGCATCTAATTCTACACTAACTTTGTCTCAAGGTAGACAGCTGTTGAATTGTGATAGAGATAGTGTTATACTTATCTTAGAATATCTTGATAAATTAAAGATTACAAAGAAATTAGATAACTATAGAGTTTTAAATAAATAA
- the yedF gene encoding sulfurtransferase-like selenium metabolism protein YedF, which translates to MLKVDAIGQVCPVPIIMTKNALKKIEEGKVEVSVDNKISLENLEKMSKEMGYAYNIQSSGEIYRIVINKVKENVNIIEESDNTVVVISSQFMGSGDPELGKILMKGFIYTLSEMDFLPKTILLYNEGVKLAIEGSENLNDLLVLETRGVEILSCGTCLNFYGITEKLKAGTITNMYTIAEKQLRATKVIKP; encoded by the coding sequence ATGTTAAAAGTTGATGCTATTGGACAAGTATGTCCTGTTCCAATAATTATGACAAAAAATGCATTAAAAAAAATTGAAGAGGGTAAAGTAGAAGTTTCTGTTGATAATAAAATTTCACTAGAAAATCTAGAAAAAATGTCAAAAGAGATGGGATATGCCTACAACATACAAAGTTCCGGAGAAATTTACAGAATTGTCATAAATAAAGTTAAAGAAAATGTTAATATTATCGAAGAAAGTGACAATACTGTGGTTGTTATAAGTTCTCAATTTATGGGTTCTGGAGATCCAGAATTAGGAAAGATATTAATGAAGGGATTCATCTATACTCTTTCAGAAATGGACTTTTTACCAAAAACAATACTTTTGTATAACGAAGGTGTAAAACTAGCAATTGAAGGATCTGAAAATTTAAATGACCTACTAGTTCTTGAAACTAGAGGAGTTGAGATTTTATCTTGTGGTACATGTCTAAACTTCTATGGAATTACTGAGAAGTTAAAAGCTGGTACTATTACTAATATGTATACTATTGCAGAAAAACAATTAAGAGCTACAAAGGTAATAAAACCATGA
- a CDS encoding DUF3343 domain-containing protein, with protein MIKDEIFLLLVSNSTHYIMKLEKELQNFGICCRIIPLPSEISAGCGLSIKINLQDRSEVENLIKRENLQVELYLVEKHGFKKEVHKI; from the coding sequence ATGATAAAAGATGAGATATTTTTACTTCTTGTTTCTAATTCTACTCATTATATTATGAAATTAGAAAAAGAGTTGCAAAATTTTGGAATTTGTTGTAGAATTATACCGCTACCAAGTGAAATTAGTGCTGGGTGTGGTCTCTCTATTAAAATAAATCTTCAAGATAGAAGTGAAGTAGAAAATTTAATTAAAAGAGAGAATCTACAAGTAGAACTTTACTTAGTGGAAAAACATGGATTTAAAAAAGAAGTCCACAAAATATAA